Genomic DNA from Thermus amyloliquefaciens:
AGCCCCTCGAGGCCCAAGGCGTCCATGTTCTTAAAGGGCCCCTCCTCCCAGCCAAAGCCCCACTCCAGGGCCTGGTCCACCGAGACCAGGTCGTAGGCGATCTGGGGGGCTTTCTCCAGGGTGTAGTGGGCGGTGCGGGCGAAGAGTTCTTTAAGGAACGCCCCGTATTTGCCGGGAAGCTCCATCACCCGGGGAAGCCTCTCGGCCAGGGGCAGGTCCCGAAGGGCCTTCAGCTCGGGCAGCTCCACCTTGGCCCGGGGGACGTACTCCAGGGTGCGGTAATCCAGGGTGTGGATCTCCCCGTCCACCCGCTTGTAAAACCCCGCCCCCGCCTTCTCCCCAAGCCGCCCCTCCTCCACGAGGCGCAGGACCCAGCCCGGCAGGGCGAAGTCCTCTCCCGTGGCCTGGGCCAGCTCCTCCGTGACCAGCTTCAGCACGTCCAGGCCCGTAAGGTCGGCGGTGCGGAAGGTGGCGGAGTTGGGGCGGCCCAGGAGGGGCCCGGTGAGGGCATCCACCTCGTCTATGGTGAGGCCGTGCTTCTCCATGAGGCGCACCGCCTGGACCATGCCGTAGACCCCGAGCCGGTTGGCGATGAAGCCCGGGGAGTCCTTGGCCAAGACCGTGCCCTTCCCCAGGATGCGCTCCCCAAAGCGCCGGATCTCCCTTAGGACCTCCGGATCGGTTTCCGGGGTGGGGATCAGTTCCAAGAGGTGCAGGTAGCGGGGCGGGTTGAAGAAGTGGGTGCCCAAAAAGCGACGGCGGAAGGCCTCCGAGCGGCCTTCCAAGAGCACCCGCATGGGGATGCCGCTGGTGTTGGAGCTTACGATGGCGGTGGGTTTCAGAAGGCCCTCGAGGCGCTCATAAAGGGCCCGCTTGGGCTCGGGTTTCTCAATGATGGCCTCCACCACCCAGTCGCAGTCCCGGAGCTTGTCCAGGTGGTCCTCGGTGTTGCCGATCTCCACGTAGCGGGAGAGGTCCGGGTCCATGAAGGCCGCAGGCTTGGCCTTTCGGGCCCGCTCCAAACCCCGCTTGGCCAACTCGTTCCGGTCCTCCTTGCCCGGGATGTCCAGGAGGACCACGGGGATCCCGGCGCTGGCCACCAGGGCGGCGATCCCGCTTCCCATGGTCCCCGCGCCCACCACGCCCACCTTCTTGATCATGGTCACCTCCTTATACTGAGTCAAAGTTTACGGCAGAAGGGCGGAGCTTGTCAAAGGGGTTCCTTGACGCCAGGCCCTATCCGGAGGGCATCAGAGGGAATGGGGGCATAGCGGTGGGTGGGGATGGCCCTGGTGAAGACAGGCGGCTTCCGCATTGGGGCCCGGCTGAGCCTAAGCGGGGAAAAGGTGGCCTACACCCTAACCCAAGGGGAGGTAAGCCTCCGCCTGAAGCTCTTCAACCTCATCCCTAACCCCTAGCGGTCGGCGAAGAGGTAAAGGACCTGCATCAGGGCCTCGGGGTACTCCCGGGGCCTTAAACCCTTCTTCTCCAGGCGGAAGCCCGGGGGGTACTGGGTGAGCTCCACCCGGAAGGGAAGTCCCTTCAGGCCTCGAGCGTCGTAGTCCAAGGGCCAGCGGGGAAAGATCACTTGGAGATGGGTGAGGTCCTCGGTGAGGGAAACCGCCCCCTTGCGCTCCGCCACCAGGCGCAGCCGGGCCAGGGCCAGGAAGTTTTCTGCCTCCTCGGGCAGGGGGCCATACCGCTCCTTCAGTTCCCTGGCGATCCGGGAAATCTCCGCCAGGGTCTTGGCCTCCGCCAGGCGGCTATAGTAGCGGCTGCGGCCCTCCAGGCTCGGCACATACTCCGCGGGAAGCCGGGCGGAGAGGGCCAGGTCCAGGGTGACGTGCCGCCTCTCCCCCTTAACCTCCTTAACCTCTCCCTTAAGCTTCCGGATGGCCTCCTCCAGAAGCTCGGTGTAGACCTCCAGGGAGAGGGCCCGGATGTGCCCATGCTGCTCCGGGCCCAGGAGGTTGCCCACGCCCCGGATCTCCATGTCCTTCTCCGCCAGAAGGTGGCCGCTTCCCAGGTCGGAAAGATCGGCGATGGCGCTAAGGCGCCTTTCCGCCGCCTCCGTGAGCCGGGGCGGGTGGAAGAGGTAGGCGTAGGCCTCCTGCTCCCGCCGCCCCACCCGGCCCCGGAGCTGGTACAAGGTGGCCAGGCCCAGGCGGTCGGCCCGCTCAATGAGGATGGTATTGGCCTCGCCCACATCCAGGCCCGACTCAATGATGGTGGTGGCCAAAAGGACGTCGTAGGCTCCCTCGGCGAAGAGGAGCATGGTCTCCTCCACAAGCCCTTCGGGCATCTTGCCGTGCACCACCCCGATCCGGGCCTCGGGCACCAGGTTTTCCAGGTAACGCCTCCTCGCCTCTATGGAGGCCACCCGATCGTGCACGTAGAAGACCCTGCCCCCCCTTTCCAGTTCCTGGAGGATGGCCTCCCGTACCAATAGAGGGTCAAAGGGGGCGAGGAAGGTGCGGATGGGCTTCCGGCCCGGGGGAGGGGTCTTGATGCTGGAAAGATCCTTAAGGCCCACCAGGGCGGAATAGAGGGTACGGGGAATGGGGGTGGCGGAGAGGTAAAGGGTGTCCACCTCGGCCTTCAGCTCCCGGATCCGCTCCTTCTGCGCCACGCCGAAGCGGTGCTCCTCATCCACGATCAAAAGCCCGAGGTCCTTAAACCTCACGTCGGGCTGGAGAAGGCGGTGGGTGCCGATCACGATGTCCACGGTGCCCTCCCGTAGACCCTTTAGGATGGCCTCCTCCTCCTTCTCCGGGGTAAAGCGGGAAAGCACCCCGATGCGCACGGGAAGCCCGGCAAAGCGCTCGCGGAAGGTCTTACCGTGCTGCTCCGCCAGCAGGGTGGTGGGCACCAAGAAGGCCACCTGGGCCCCGTGCCCCACCACGCGGTGGGCGGCCCGGAGGGCGATCTCCGTCTTGCCGAAGCCCACGTCCCCGGAGATGAGCCGGTCCATGGGGAAAGGGGCCTCCAGGTCCCGCAGGACCTCCTCCAAGGCCTGTTTCTGGTCCGGGGTGAGCGGGTGGGGGAAGCCCTTCTCAATAAGAGGGTCCCAGTCCGGCAAGGGGGCGAAGGCCCGGCCCGGGGTGGCCTTGCGCTTGGCCTGAAGGACGAGAAGCCTTGCCGCCAGCTCCTCCACATCCTTCCTGGCCTTTTCCTTAAGCCGTTGCCATTCCCCTTTGCCCAGGGAGGAAAGCTCCGGCGGGTCATCCGTGGTGCCGGGATGGCGTTTGAGAAGGGGGAGCTGCTCCACCGGCAGGTAGAGCTTCCCCTCCCCCTTGTAGCGGAGAACCAGGTAGTCCCGCCTAACGCCCAGCACCTCCCGGGTTTCCAGGCCCAGGTACTGGCCCACGCCGTGCTCCGGGTGGATGAGAAAATCCCCCGGGGCAAGCGCCCCAGGGTCGGCAAGCCCCTCCCCCACCCTCACCCTGGCCCGCACCGCCCCCGTGGCGAAGATCAGGGCCTCGGTCAGCAAAACCTCCTCCCCCCACTCCCCTCCCCCCTCAAAGGCTCCCCGGAAGAGGGAAAGCTGGCCCTTGGGCCCGGGAAAGCGCTCCAGCACCCGGGGTTGGAAGGGGGCAAGCCGCCTTTTCAGGTAGTCCAGGGTGCGCTCGTGGGCCACGAAGAGGCTTACCCGCCTCCCCTCCCCAAGCCACCGGGCCAAGTCCTTTTCCAAGGCCTTAAGGCTTCCCCGGTAGGGGGGAAGGGGACGCACGCCCAAATCCAAGAGGGGAAGCTCCACCCCACCCCCCAAGGCCACCCAGGGCCGCCCCGCAAGAAGCGGCCAGAGCTCCCTAGGGGCCAGGGCCGGGGTGTCCAGGTAGACGGGGCCGGGGAAGTGGAGGATTTTCCTGGAGGTGAACCCCTCCGCCTTTCCCGGCTTGGGCAGGAGGACGTGGCGCCGCCTGGCCTCCCCTGCCACCAAAAGCCTTTCCAGCTCCTCCCCATAGAACTCCAGGCGGACCTCGGGAAACTCCAGCACCCCCCCCAGCACCCGGTAGTCCTCGTCCCGGGCGTACCCCATCCGCAGGAGCCGGTCCAAAAGCTCCCCCCTTGGGTAGCTCCGCCCCACCTCCAGCACCAGGCGCCAGGCAGAAGGGTCCTCGGGGAAAGGGGCGAGCGCCTCCTCGTAGGAGAAGACGAAAAGGGCCCGCTCCTCCCAGGCCTCGAGGCCCGGGTTCACGTACACCGGCACACCCAACGCCCCAAGGTCCCGGTAGCGCCTCAGGCGCTCCTCAGGGACCAAGAGGAGGGCTGGGGGCCGCTCCCGGGCAAAAAGCAAGGCCGCCACCACCTGGGGCAGAGGGAGGCGGTGGCCGTAAAGCCTTTCCAGGGCAACTTCCATGGGCCTGCGGCCCGAAGGCCAAAGCTCATTCTACCGCATAGGCGTGAACCGCCAAAGCCCCAAGGCCCACGTTGGCCGCGATGGTGGCCCCCGAGCGGGTGATGCGGCCCCGCTCCAGGCGGAGGGCGCCTTCCAGGGCCTTTTTCAGCCCCTCCAGCCACTCACCTTTGGCGTCGGTGTGGGCGATGGTGATGCGGGCCGTGCGCCCTCGGAACTCCTCCAGCACCAAGCGGGCCAGCACCTCGGGCACGGCGCTTTCCCGGGCCACCTTGAGGAAGCGGATGTGCCCCTTATCTATGCGCAGGATGGGCCTCAGGCCCAGGAGGTTCCCCACCACCTCGCCAAAGCGGGGCAGGCGGCCGTTCCTGGCCAGGTGGGACAGGTCCGCCACGCTGAAGTAGAGGCTGGAGCGCCTGAGCCTTTCCATCTCCCGCACCACGGCCTCCTCCTCCGCCCCCCGCCGGAGCATCTCCACCGCCCGGAGCACCATGGCCCCAAGCCCCGCGGAAACCATCCCCGAGTCCACCACCCGGATGCGGGTGGGGGCCACCTTCAAGGCGGCCTCCCGCGCCCGCTCCACGGTCTTGGAAAGCTCCCCCGAGACGTGGATGGAAAGCAGGCGGTCGTACACCTGCAGATGGCGCTCGTACACCTCGGCGAAGTCCTCCACCCCCGGGGGCTCGGTCACCGGCTCCGCCCCCGCACGCATGGCCTGGTAAAGGGCATCGGGGGTAAGCTCCTGCCAATCCTTGTACCGGCGGCCCATGAGGTGCACGTAAATGGGCACCAAGCCCACCGCCTCCTCCTGGAGCACCTTAGGGGAAAGGTCCGCCGCGGTGTCGGTCACAAGTCCCAGCTCCACGTTCCCCATCTTAAACCGAGTCAAAGGTCTAGGGGCTATAATGCCCAGCGGGTTTAGACCATGGTCTTGATCACCGGATTTGAACCCTTTGCCGGCATGGGGCACAACCCTTCCGCTGCCCTGCTCGGCCTCTTGCCGGACACGGGGAAAGGGGAGCCCCTCCTGAAGGTGGTGCTCCCCGTGGACGCCCTGGCGCTCGCCCAGGCCCTGGAGGCGCTTTACGCGCGGGGGCCCAGGGCGGTGCTCCACCTGGGCCTGGCGGAGAACCGGCCCCTCATCAGCCTGGAGCGCTTTGCGGTGAACCTCCTAGACTTTGAGCGCCCCGACAACCGGGGAAGGGTGCTGGCGGACATCCCCGTGGTCCCCGGAGGACCCCTGGCCCTCGAGGCCCGCTTTCCCTTGAAGGAGGCCCTTCGCCGCCTGCGGGAAGCCGGGATCCCCGCCAAGCAAAGCCTGTCCGCGGGGAGCTACCTTTGCAACCAGGCCTTCTACCTGTCCCTTTTTCACCTACCCCCGGAGATCCCCGTGGCCTTCATCCACCTTCCCCCTGACGAAACCCTGGCCCTGGAAAGGGGCGGGGCCTACCTTCCCCTCAGGGAACAAGCCCGGGCAGTGTACACTCTGCTGGAACTGCTATGAGGGTTTTGTTCGTGTCCAACGGGCCCACCGAGGACGCCATCGGCGCCCGCATCGCCGCCCAGCTTGGCCAC
This window encodes:
- a CDS encoding 3-hydroxyacyl-CoA dehydrogenase/enoyl-CoA hydratase family protein, with product MIKKVGVVGAGTMGSGIAALVASAGIPVVLLDIPGKEDRNELAKRGLERARKAKPAAFMDPDLSRYVEIGNTEDHLDKLRDCDWVVEAIIEKPEPKRALYERLEGLLKPTAIVSSNTSGIPMRVLLEGRSEAFRRRFLGTHFFNPPRYLHLLELIPTPETDPEVLREIRRFGERILGKGTVLAKDSPGFIANRLGVYGMVQAVRLMEKHGLTIDEVDALTGPLLGRPNSATFRTADLTGLDVLKLVTEELAQATGEDFALPGWVLRLVEEGRLGEKAGAGFYKRVDGEIHTLDYRTLEYVPRAKVELPELKALRDLPLAERLPRVMELPGKYGAFLKELFARTAHYTLEKAPQIAYDLVSVDQALEWGFGWEEGPFKNMDALGLEGLRRLFAEHGLPEPELLKKAQGSFYRNGTYLGFDGAYHPLPKREGVLSLKALKAEGKTLLESKEAALLDLGDGVALLEFRTKMNAIGEGVIRMLQKSLEYVEEKGYLGLVIGNEDPRAFSAGANLALILSSAQEGDWDELALAVRQFQKASMSLRYSPFPVVVAPFGLTLGGGAEFTLHADSVQAHAELYMGLVEAGVGLLPAGGGTKEMLLRFTGELAPYEEADPFEGVKRAFNLIALAKTSTSALEARKMGFLRDRDRISMNRDFLIADAKRRVLELAPDYRPPLPPRVRVLGSEALGNLRYAVWAFREAGEITDHDMRIGLEIAYVLSGGEGAPREVSEWDLLDLEREAFLKLLGTRKTQERIAYTLKTGKPLRN
- the mfd gene encoding transcription-repair coupling factor produces the protein MEVALERLYGHRLPLPQVVAALLFARERPPALLLVPEERLRRYRDLGALGVPVYVNPGLEAWEERALFVFSYEEALAPFPEDPSAWRLVLEVGRSYPRGELLDRLLRMGYARDEDYRVLGGVLEFPEVRLEFYGEELERLLVAGEARRRHVLLPKPGKAEGFTSRKILHFPGPVYLDTPALAPRELWPLLAGRPWVALGGGVELPLLDLGVRPLPPYRGSLKALEKDLARWLGEGRRVSLFVAHERTLDYLKRRLAPFQPRVLERFPGPKGQLSLFRGAFEGGGEWGEEVLLTEALIFATGAVRARVRVGEGLADPGALAPGDFLIHPEHGVGQYLGLETREVLGVRRDYLVLRYKGEGKLYLPVEQLPLLKRHPGTTDDPPELSSLGKGEWQRLKEKARKDVEELAARLLVLQAKRKATPGRAFAPLPDWDPLIEKGFPHPLTPDQKQALEEVLRDLEAPFPMDRLISGDVGFGKTEIALRAAHRVVGHGAQVAFLVPTTLLAEQHGKTFRERFAGLPVRIGVLSRFTPEKEEEAILKGLREGTVDIVIGTHRLLQPDVRFKDLGLLIVDEEHRFGVAQKERIRELKAEVDTLYLSATPIPRTLYSALVGLKDLSSIKTPPPGRKPIRTFLAPFDPLLVREAILQELERGGRVFYVHDRVASIEARRRYLENLVPEARIGVVHGKMPEGLVEETMLLFAEGAYDVLLATTIIESGLDVGEANTILIERADRLGLATLYQLRGRVGRREQEAYAYLFHPPRLTEAAERRLSAIADLSDLGSGHLLAEKDMEIRGVGNLLGPEQHGHIRALSLEVYTELLEEAIRKLKGEVKEVKGERRHVTLDLALSARLPAEYVPSLEGRSRYYSRLAEAKTLAEISRIARELKERYGPLPEEAENFLALARLRLVAERKGAVSLTEDLTHLQVIFPRWPLDYDARGLKGLPFRVELTQYPPGFRLEKKGLRPREYPEALMQVLYLFADR
- a CDS encoding DegV family protein, coding for MELGLVTDTAADLSPKVLQEEAVGLVPIYVHLMGRRYKDWQELTPDALYQAMRAGAEPVTEPPGVEDFAEVYERHLQVYDRLLSIHVSGELSKTVERAREAALKVAPTRIRVVDSGMVSAGLGAMVLRAVEMLRRGAEEEAVVREMERLRRSSLYFSVADLSHLARNGRLPRFGEVVGNLLGLRPILRIDKGHIRFLKVARESAVPEVLARLVLEEFRGRTARITIAHTDAKGEWLEGLKKALEGALRLERGRITRSGATIAANVGLGALAVHAYAVE
- a CDS encoding pyroglutamyl-peptidase I encodes the protein MVLITGFEPFAGMGHNPSAALLGLLPDTGKGEPLLKVVLPVDALALAQALEALYARGPRAVLHLGLAENRPLISLERFAVNLLDFERPDNRGRVLADIPVVPGGPLALEARFPLKEALRRLREAGIPAKQSLSAGSYLCNQAFYLSLFHLPPEIPVAFIHLPPDETLALERGGAYLPLREQARAVYTLLELL